A portion of the Paenibacillus hamazuiensis genome contains these proteins:
- the mnmH gene encoding tRNA 2-selenouridine(34) synthase MnmH — protein sequence MFQDISVQELLELQRKGELKLIDVRSPGEYEEFTIPGSDNIPFFTNEERAEIGTMYKQVSIQAAKDRGLEIISAKLPSFVKQFEAIDGRKAVYCWRGGMRSKTTATVLSLMNIRVYRLLGGIRAYRKWVVETLESFQLRPKCVVINGYTGTGKTAILRKLAAEGYPVVDLEGMAGHRGSIFGQIGLTPNNQKTFESLLLLTLLQYQDSPYILLEAESKRIGRCVMPEFLVEGKEKGIQLFLDMPMQERIRHILEDYEPERHKLECIQAFENIKRRIHTPIAAEIEQHLLLNRFSEAVGLMLEHYYDPRYEHAGTNYEHEPIHCQVSDIDDAVSRIKQFLQEQFPKPQTARN from the coding sequence TTGTTCCAAGACATCAGCGTGCAGGAGCTGCTGGAACTGCAGCGAAAAGGCGAACTTAAGCTGATCGACGTCCGCTCGCCTGGAGAATACGAAGAGTTTACGATCCCGGGCAGCGACAACATACCTTTTTTTACCAACGAAGAACGTGCGGAAATCGGCACGATGTACAAACAGGTCAGCATCCAGGCGGCAAAAGACCGCGGGCTCGAAATTATTTCGGCGAAGCTGCCGTCGTTCGTAAAGCAATTTGAAGCGATCGACGGCCGTAAAGCTGTCTACTGCTGGCGCGGCGGCATGCGCAGCAAGACGACGGCGACCGTGCTGTCGCTCATGAACATTCGCGTGTACCGGCTGCTTGGCGGCATCCGCGCTTACCGCAAATGGGTGGTCGAGACGCTGGAGAGCTTTCAGCTCCGCCCGAAATGCGTCGTTATCAACGGATACACCGGCACCGGCAAAACGGCCATTTTGCGCAAGCTGGCGGCGGAAGGGTACCCGGTGGTCGATCTGGAAGGGATGGCCGGCCACCGCGGTTCGATTTTCGGGCAGATCGGCCTTACGCCGAACAATCAGAAGACGTTCGAGTCGCTGCTGCTGCTGACGCTTCTCCAGTATCAGGACAGTCCATACATTCTCCTCGAAGCGGAGAGCAAGCGCATCGGGCGCTGCGTGATGCCGGAATTTTTGGTGGAAGGCAAGGAGAAAGGTATCCAGCTGTTTCTGGACATGCCGATGCAGGAGCGGATCCGGCATATCCTCGAGGATTACGAGCCGGAGCGGCATAAGCTGGAATGCATCCAAGCGTTTGAGAACATCAAACGGCGTATCCATACGCCCATCGCTGCTGAGATCGAGCAGCATTTGCTGCTGAACCGTTTCTCGGAGGCGGTGGGACTTATGCTGGAGCATTATTACGATCCGCGTTACGAGCACGCAGGCACGAATTACGAGCATGAGCCGATTCACTGCCAGGTAAGCGACATTGACGACGCCGTCTCCCGGATCAAGCAATTTTTGCAAGAGCAGTTTCCGAAGCCGCAAACTGCCCGTAACTAA
- the selD gene encoding selenide, water dikinase SelD, translated as MSEFEPVRLTSLSSKGGCGCKIGPADLSQVLRQLPAAEPNPNLLVGLDTSDDAGVYRLSDDLALVQTVDFFTPIVDDPYSFGQVAAANALSDVYAMGGKPLTVLNIVAFPISKLDKRILAEILRGAADKVKEAGATLVGGHSIDDNEPKFGLSVTGLVHPARVKTNAGARPGDKLILTKPIGVGIMTTSIKKGALSPEEIQRVTAVMTTLNKKAAEIMEPYDVHGATDVTGFGLLGHASEMAKGSGVGIRIGRRQVPVLPHVRELAEAGFVPGGTKNNYAHLEGSVTFAPSLDQIEQWILCDAVTSGGLLISVAADKADALLGDLLKAGVEAAMIGEVVADHPGQIEVLDSI; from the coding sequence ATGAGTGAATTCGAACCGGTCAGACTGACCTCTTTATCCAGCAAAGGAGGCTGCGGCTGCAAAATCGGCCCGGCCGATTTATCCCAGGTGCTCCGGCAGCTGCCGGCAGCCGAGCCGAACCCGAACCTGCTTGTCGGACTGGATACGAGCGACGACGCAGGGGTGTACCGCCTCAGCGACGATTTGGCGCTTGTGCAAACCGTCGACTTTTTCACGCCGATTGTGGATGACCCTTACTCCTTCGGGCAGGTGGCTGCGGCGAATGCGCTCAGCGACGTGTACGCGATGGGCGGCAAGCCGCTGACGGTGCTGAACATCGTCGCGTTCCCGATCAGCAAGCTGGACAAGCGCATTTTGGCGGAAATTTTGCGCGGAGCGGCGGATAAGGTCAAGGAAGCGGGAGCGACGCTGGTCGGCGGCCATTCGATCGACGACAATGAGCCGAAGTTCGGCCTGTCCGTTACCGGGCTTGTTCATCCGGCACGGGTGAAAACGAACGCAGGGGCAAGACCCGGCGACAAGCTGATCTTGACGAAGCCGATCGGCGTCGGCATCATGACGACATCGATCAAGAAGGGAGCTTTGAGCCCCGAAGAGATCCAGCGCGTCACCGCGGTAATGACGACACTGAACAAAAAAGCGGCCGAGATTATGGAGCCTTACGACGTGCATGGCGCCACGGACGTAACCGGCTTCGGACTGCTCGGTCACGCTTCGGAGATGGCCAAGGGCAGCGGCGTCGGCATCCGCATCGGCCGCCGTCAGGTGCCGGTGCTGCCGCACGTCAGGGAGCTGGCGGAAGCCGGCTTTGTGCCCGGCGGCACGAAAAACAACTACGCCCACCTCGAAGGAAGCGTCACCTTCGCTCCGTCGCTCGATCAGATCGAGCAGTGGATTTTGTGCGATGCGGTGACGTCGGGGGGCCTGCTCATCTCGGTGGCGGCGGACAAAGCGGACGCCCTGCTTGGCGATTTGCTTAAGGCGGGCGTAGAAGCGGCGATGATCGGCGAAGTGGTTGCCGATCACCCGGGGCAGATCGAGGTATTGGACTCGATCTGA
- a CDS encoding bifunctional 4-hydroxy-2-oxoglutarate aldolase/2-dehydro-3-deoxy-phosphogluconate aldolase: MNREQGLALIEKTRIIAIVRGVEDAHMDNLAKALYDGGIRAMEVTMNTPGALDMIRRLQDQMGEQMYIGAGTVIDLDDAKKAIAAGASYLVTPNLDEDVIRYGVEQGVPVFPGAMTPTEIVKAWKAGATAVKIFPGASLGIGYLKELQGPLNHIPMVAVGGVNEDNIRQFIEAGCYGLGIGGSLVNLKEIHSGNYAWVTEKAKRLLERMV; encoded by the coding sequence ATGAACCGAGAGCAAGGGCTTGCTTTGATTGAAAAAACACGCATTATCGCCATCGTCCGGGGCGTAGAAGACGCGCATATGGACAACCTGGCCAAAGCGCTGTATGACGGCGGCATCCGGGCAATGGAAGTGACGATGAATACGCCGGGGGCGCTGGACATGATCCGCCGCCTGCAGGATCAAATGGGCGAGCAGATGTATATAGGCGCCGGGACGGTTATCGATCTGGACGACGCCAAGAAGGCGATCGCCGCCGGAGCATCGTATCTCGTGACGCCGAACTTGGACGAGGACGTGATCCGTTACGGCGTGGAGCAAGGCGTTCCCGTTTTCCCGGGCGCGATGACGCCGACGGAGATCGTGAAGGCGTGGAAGGCCGGCGCGACCGCCGTGAAAATTTTTCCCGGCGCCAGTCTCGGCATCGGCTATTTGAAGGAGCTGCAAGGGCCGCTGAACCATATCCCGATGGTCGCCGTCGGCGGCGTAAACGAGGACAACATCCGCCAGTTCATCGAAGCGGGATGTTATGGCCTCGGCATTGGCGGCTCGCTTGTGAATTTGAAGGAAATTCACAGCGGCAACTATGCATGGGTTACTGAAAAAGCGAAGCGGCTGCTGGAGCGGATGGTGTAG
- a CDS encoding IS1182 family transposase (programmed frameshift), whose amino-acid sequence MLRSNPNVQNEYELVCIEELVHPDHPLRKVHKHIDFSFILDLVRPYYCEDNGRPSADPIMLFKMLLIGYLDGIRSERRLEREVFSNNAYRWFLGLGLKDRVPDHSTLSYFRERLQEGDVLQQIFDRVVLLAIQHRLVAGRVLITDSTHLKANANKRKFVQEEVTKSTKAYMEELDEAIRADREAHGKKPLKPREEVEETKLTKVSTTDPESGYMVRDGKPEGFFYLDHRTVDHKYNIIMDVHVTAGNVHDSVPYIERLEHIIKKFKFEKTLEAVALDAGYFTSHICKKLQDKKIYAVIGGRAFTPVKGLMAKWRFKYDAENNVYICPQKHELKYTTTDREGYRQYKSDPNHCANCPMLKECTRSRNHQKVITRHVWQDSKEWVKQNGRSKSGKYLYRLRYQTIERSFADAKELHGLRYCRFRGRNKVQQQALLTALCQNIKKIANILAKRAG is encoded by the exons ATGCTTCGCTCTAATCCGAATGTCCAAAATGAATATGAATTGGTGTGTATCGAGGAACTGGTTCATCCAGATCATCCTCTTCGTAAAGTACATAAGCATATCGACTTTTCCTTTATTCTCGACTTAGTCCGTCCTTATTACTGCGAGGATAATGGACGTCCCTCGGCAGATCCCATCATGCTTTTCAAGATGCTATTGATCGGGTATCTTGACGGCATTCGCTCCGAACGACGGTTGGAAAGAGAGGTTTTCTCTAATAATGCTTATCGATGGTTTCTGGGGCTTGGGCTCAAGGATCGCGTGCCGGATCATAGCACCCTTAGCTACTTTCGTGAACGTCTTCAAGAAGGCGATGTACTTCAACAAATCTTCGACCGGGTCGTTCTGCTTGCTATTCAACATCGTCTCGTTGCCGGTCGGGTACTTATCACCGACTCAACTCATCTTAAGGCCAATGCGAATAAACGAAAGTTTGTTCAAGAGGAAGTAACCAAGAGTACGAAGGCCTACATGGAAGAACTGGACGAAGCAATTCGTGCCGATCGCGAGGCTCATGGAAAAAAGC CTTTAAAGCCACGAGAGGAGGTGGAAGAAACCAAACTAACGAAGGTAAGCACAACCGATCCGGAGAGCGGTTATATGGTGCGGGACGGTAAGCCGGAAGGCTTTTTCTATCTCGATCATCGGACCGTCGACCACAAATACAACATCATCATGGATGTCCACGTCACTGCCGGCAATGTTCACGATTCTGTCCCTTACATAGAGCGTTTGGAACATATCATCAAGAAGTTTAAATTCGAAAAAACACTGGAAGCCGTCGCACTGGATGCAGGTTACTTCACGTCGCACATTTGCAAAAAGCTTCAAGACAAGAAAATATACGCGGTCATCGGAGGTAGAGCCTTTACCCCAGTTAAAGGATTAATGGCTAAGTGGCGATTTAAGTATGATGCGGAGAACAATGTGTATATATGTCCACAAAAACACGAATTGAAATATACGACAACGGATCGCGAAGGCTACAGACAGTATAAGTCGGATCCGAATCATTGTGCGAACTGCCCCATGCTCAAAGAATGTACCCGGTCCCGGAATCACCAAAAAGTCATCACCAGGCATGTATGGCAGGATAGTAAAGAGTGGGTAAAACAAAACGGTAGAAGCAAGTCCGGCAAATATCTCTACCGCTTACGATACCAGACGATTGAGCGAAGCTTCGCGGATGCCAAAGAGCTCCATGGGCTTCGCTACTGCCGGTTCCGCGGCCGAAACAAAGTGCAGCAGCAAGCATTACTGACTGCACTATGTCAAAACATTAAAAAGATCGCCAATATCCTGGCTAAAAGGGCCGGATAA
- a CDS encoding DUF86 domain-containing protein, which translates to MYYVNQQQIDERLSFIPWICDVLEKLASGWSETDPIQHCAQERALHLAIETVTDVGSLLIDGFMMRDASSYEDIVDILAGEGVFTQEVAGVLTELVKLRKPMVQEYIGFPREKLQPVTPKLPAVLKRFAEAVPVFIRKEMV; encoded by the coding sequence ATGTACTACGTTAATCAACAGCAAATTGACGAACGGCTGTCGTTTATCCCGTGGATCTGCGACGTGCTGGAGAAGCTCGCGTCCGGCTGGTCCGAGACCGATCCGATTCAGCACTGCGCCCAGGAGCGGGCGCTGCATCTTGCGATCGAGACGGTCACCGATGTCGGAAGTCTTCTGATCGACGGCTTCATGATGCGCGATGCGAGCAGCTACGAGGATATTGTCGACATTTTGGCGGGTGAGGGCGTCTTTACCCAGGAGGTAGCGGGCGTGCTGACGGAGCTAGTCAAGCTGCGCAAGCCGATGGTGCAGGAGTACATCGGTTTTCCGCGGGAAAAGCTTCAACCGGTGACGCCGAAGCTGCCGGCCGTCCTGAAGCGGTTTGCCGAAGCGGTCCCGGTATTTATACGCAAAGAAATGGTGTAG
- a CDS encoding EAL domain-containing protein — MQKIPVTRDSKRGSEVTIIDSSEVIKIDRFKDKEIIIHTRDGQFFLDLSFDSLEEWLFEDGFRLLDSSNIVNMNHVEAYDHKKGLVYLGGAQNKQTKTASAARIHKEHIENVMELLRNAKQALENGDYDEQKFDQRFEELMEQADDQFLRSYATIRAVTEKKKAEAKIIHMAYHDSLTNLPNRTLFHEKLSQCFADAQLHGKMFAVVFFDVDRFKVINDTLGHHVGDKLLKQLARKLKVYVKEKDVIARYSGDEFIFLINDMKHIDEAVSFARGIPQLLKQPFLVEEHELFVTASIGISLYPQDGTDEETLLKNADIALYRSKEKGGSMYQMYHPEMNKRSLHRLNLEFDMRKALEREEFTLYYQPFVDLQQGKMFGMECLLRWNHPTWGMVSPGEFIPLAEETGLIVPIGNWVLKKACMQNKRWQDKGYPPLCISVNISVSQFHQSGFIQVVEEALAESGLPPSLLCLEITENVAMQNVPHIIESMNKLRELGVRISIDDFGTGYSSLSYLKRFRVHTLKIDQSFIRDVTTDEDNAAIVTALIAMSHRLKIKSLAEGVETKEQLDFLVAQGCNEIQGYLFSKPVPAEDFELLIKENKQLCLQ, encoded by the coding sequence ATGCAAAAAATCCCCGTTACTAGAGATAGCAAACGTGGGTCCGAAGTTACCATTATTGATTCGTCGGAAGTCATCAAAATCGATAGGTTTAAAGATAAAGAAATTATTATACATACCCGGGACGGTCAATTTTTCCTCGACCTTTCTTTCGACAGCTTGGAAGAATGGCTGTTCGAAGACGGGTTCCGCCTGCTGGACAGCTCAAACATTGTCAATATGAACCATGTGGAAGCATATGATCACAAGAAAGGTTTGGTGTACTTGGGAGGTGCCCAAAACAAGCAAACCAAAACCGCTTCCGCAGCCCGCATTCACAAGGAGCATATTGAGAATGTTATGGAGCTGCTGCGAAACGCCAAGCAAGCTTTGGAAAACGGGGACTACGACGAACAGAAATTCGATCAGCGGTTTGAAGAGCTGATGGAGCAGGCGGATGACCAGTTCTTGAGGTCGTACGCGACCATTCGGGCCGTCACGGAGAAAAAGAAAGCGGAAGCCAAAATCATCCATATGGCATACCACGATTCGCTGACGAATTTGCCCAACCGCACCTTGTTCCACGAAAAGCTGAGCCAATGTTTTGCCGACGCGCAGCTGCACGGGAAAATGTTTGCCGTCGTCTTCTTCGATGTGGATCGGTTTAAAGTCATCAACGATACGCTCGGGCATCACGTCGGAGACAAGCTGCTCAAGCAGCTCGCCAGAAAGCTCAAGGTGTACGTGAAGGAGAAAGATGTCATCGCCCGCTACAGCGGGGACGAGTTTATTTTTCTCATCAACGATATGAAGCATATCGATGAAGCCGTTTCTTTCGCCCGCGGTATACCGCAGCTGCTGAAGCAGCCTTTTCTCGTAGAGGAACACGAATTGTTCGTCACGGCGAGCATCGGGATAAGCCTGTACCCGCAGGACGGAACGGACGAGGAGACGCTGCTGAAGAACGCGGACATTGCGCTGTACCGCTCCAAGGAAAAAGGCGGCAGCATGTATCAGATGTACCATCCGGAGATGAATAAGCGGTCGCTGCATCGTCTCAACCTGGAATTCGACATGCGCAAGGCGCTGGAGCGCGAGGAGTTTACGCTTTATTACCAGCCGTTTGTCGATCTGCAGCAGGGTAAAATGTTCGGTATGGAATGTTTGCTGCGCTGGAATCATCCGACTTGGGGGATGGTTTCCCCCGGCGAGTTTATTCCGCTGGCCGAAGAAACCGGGCTGATCGTCCCTATCGGAAATTGGGTGCTGAAGAAAGCGTGCATGCAAAATAAACGTTGGCAGGATAAAGGTTATCCTCCGCTTTGCATCTCGGTGAATATTTCCGTGAGCCAGTTTCATCAATCGGGTTTCATCCAGGTGGTGGAGGAAGCGCTCGCCGAAAGCGGATTACCCCCTTCCCTGCTTTGCCTGGAGATTACGGAGAATGTAGCCATGCAAAACGTGCCGCATATCATCGAGTCTATGAACAAGCTGCGGGAGCTCGGAGTCCGCATTTCCATCGACGATTTCGGCACAGGCTACTCGTCGCTTAGCTACTTAAAGCGATTCCGCGTGCATACGCTGAAAATCGACCAATCGTTTATCCGCGACGTGACAACCGATGAAGACAACGCCGCCATCGTAACGGCTTTGATCGCGATGTCGCATCGGCTTAAAATCAAATCGCTCGCGGAAGGTGTCGAAACGAAGGAGCAGCTCGACTTCCTCGTGGCGCAGGGCTGTAACGAAATTCAAGGTTATTTGTTCAGCAAACCGGTGCCGGCGGAAGATTTTGAATTATTGATAAAAGAAAATAAGCAGCTCTGTTTACAATAG
- a CDS encoding DUF899 domain-containing protein — protein sequence MHLTNLALPQIVSEEEWQAASKDLLEKEKEVTRALDALAAARRRLPMVRIDKNYVFEGTEGKANLLDLFDGRRQLIVYHFMFAPSWNEGCVGCSMLVDGIGHPAHLRARDTSLVLISRAPLDKIEPFKKRMGWTIPWYSSYESDFNYDFGASTEKGEVSCLSVFLRDGDSIYRTYFTTDRGTDRLNANFNYLDLTPFGRQEAWEDSPQGWPQSPPYVWWRHHDKYEYSKGTDSCCGSGEVR from the coding sequence ATTCATTTGACGAATTTAGCGCTTCCCCAAATTGTTTCCGAAGAGGAATGGCAGGCAGCTAGCAAAGATTTGCTGGAGAAGGAAAAGGAGGTTACCCGCGCGTTGGACGCGCTCGCCGCGGCGCGGAGAAGGCTGCCGATGGTCCGGATCGACAAAAATTATGTTTTTGAGGGTACGGAGGGCAAGGCGAACTTGCTTGATCTTTTCGACGGACGGAGACAGCTCATCGTATACCACTTCATGTTCGCGCCGAGTTGGAATGAGGGCTGCGTGGGCTGCTCGATGCTGGTTGACGGAATAGGCCATCCCGCACATTTGCGCGCGCGCGATACCTCGCTGGTACTCATTTCCCGCGCGCCGCTGGATAAAATCGAACCGTTCAAGAAGCGCATGGGCTGGACGATACCATGGTATTCCTCGTATGAAAGCGATTTTAACTATGATTTCGGGGCATCGACCGAGAAGGGCGAGGTTTCCTGCCTTAGCGTTTTCCTCCGCGATGGCGACAGCATCTATCGCACCTACTTTACGACGGATCGCGGCACCGACAGGCTGAACGCCAATTTCAATTATCTCGACCTGACGCCGTTCGGCCGGCAGGAGGCATGGGAGGATTCGCCCCAGGGCTGGCCGCAATCGCCACCTTACGTTTGGTGGCGTCACCATGATAAATACGAATACTCTAAGGGCACGGACTCCTGCTGCGGTTCGGGAGAGGTCCGTTAA
- a CDS encoding DUF948 domain-containing protein, protein MVVILDIGISAAVISFMVLVAFAVRLLHTARMTVVRAEEAILQMQRKFDENAEQSLQLLRQSTELTRDVQRKLAQLDHLFASVDELSTSVRQAGQTVRTVSKTVTSSVRDVEQAVHNHRDAIAEAVELTTAGYQLWQRWQEHRRSKQQQSEASTFQEGAE, encoded by the coding sequence ATGGTTGTGATTCTGGACATCGGCATATCCGCAGCGGTCATTTCCTTTATGGTGCTTGTCGCTTTTGCGGTGCGTCTTCTGCATACGGCGCGGATGACGGTGGTGCGGGCGGAGGAAGCGATCCTGCAAATGCAGAGGAAGTTCGACGAAAACGCCGAGCAGTCGCTGCAGCTGCTCAGGCAATCGACCGAGCTGACCCGCGATGTACAGCGCAAGCTGGCGCAGCTGGATCATCTCTTCGCATCGGTGGATGAGCTCAGCACCAGTGTGCGCCAGGCCGGGCAAACCGTCCGCACCGTGTCCAAGACGGTAACGAGCTCGGTGCGGGATGTGGAGCAGGCGGTACATAACCACCGGGATGCGATTGCCGAAGCGGTGGAGCTCACGACCGCCGGGTATCAGCTTTGGCAAAGGTGGCAGGAGCATAGACGGTCCAAACAGCAGCAAAGTGAAGCAAGTACATTTCAAGAAGGAGCTGAGTAA
- the thiD gene encoding bifunctional hydroxymethylpyrimidine kinase/phosphomethylpyrimidine kinase: MTQPYKALTIAGSDSGGGAGIQADLKTFQMLEVYGMSAITAITAQNTLGVHGIYDIPLEGIEKQLDAVITDIGVDAAKTGMLSQPEVIELVAAKIKQYGVSRFVVDPVMVAKGGASLLAQSAQDALRTLLLPLAAVVTPNIPEAEVITGKSIATLADMKDAAKCIVEQFGARAAIVKGGHMEGEPTDVMYDGSEFRLLTAERYETRHTHGTGCTFSAAITAGLAKGQPLAAAVETAKAFITEAIRDELGIGGGHGPTNHWAYWRKMQR, from the coding sequence ATGACGCAACCATATAAAGCGCTGACGATCGCAGGCTCGGACAGCGGCGGCGGCGCGGGCATCCAAGCCGATCTGAAAACGTTCCAGATGCTCGAGGTGTACGGCATGTCCGCGATCACGGCGATCACGGCGCAGAATACGCTCGGCGTCCACGGCATCTACGATATTCCGCTCGAAGGCATCGAAAAGCAGCTCGACGCCGTCATCACCGACATCGGCGTCGACGCTGCGAAAACCGGCATGCTGTCGCAGCCGGAGGTGATCGAGCTCGTCGCGGCGAAAATCAAGCAATACGGCGTCAGCCGCTTCGTCGTCGATCCGGTGATGGTCGCCAAGGGCGGCGCCTCGCTGCTCGCGCAAAGCGCTCAGGATGCGCTGCGCACGCTGCTGCTGCCGCTGGCTGCGGTGGTCACGCCGAACATTCCCGAGGCGGAGGTTATTACCGGCAAGAGCATCGCGACCCTCGCCGATATGAAAGACGCGGCGAAATGCATCGTCGAGCAGTTCGGAGCGCGCGCGGCCATCGTCAAGGGCGGGCACATGGAAGGCGAGCCGACCGACGTGATGTACGACGGCAGCGAGTTTCGGCTGCTGACGGCCGAGCGTTATGAGACGCGCCACACGCACGGCACGGGCTGCACATTTTCCGCCGCAATCACCGCCGGGCTGGCGAAGGGGCAGCCGCTTGCCGCCGCTGTGGAGACGGCCAAAGCTTTTATTACGGAAGCGATTCGGGACGAGCTCGGAATCGGCGGCGGACACGGGCCGACGAATCATTGGGCCTACTGGCGCAAAATGCAGCGGTAA
- a CDS encoding helix-turn-helix transcriptional regulator, whose translation MNQEQDSSTRKLILTMLKTRASMTVNDMARELGITEMAVRRHLNTLERDGLIESKLVRQAMGRPTHLYSLTEQADDLFPKKYHHLTLDLLGELAAEAGEEQVERLFDKRKEKLISRYEGRMEGKDLEERVAELAEIQNANGYMVQWERGESGDYVLKEHNCPISQVANQYNHACTCELTMFEHLLKADVERTECLAKGGTKCVYIIHDNK comes from the coding sequence ATGAACCAGGAGCAGGATTCCTCGACACGCAAGCTGATTTTGACGATGCTGAAAACGAGAGCTTCCATGACCGTTAACGATATGGCCAGGGAGCTGGGGATTACTGAAATGGCCGTGCGTCGCCATCTGAATACGCTGGAGAGAGACGGCCTCATCGAGTCGAAGCTCGTCCGGCAAGCTATGGGGCGGCCTACGCATTTGTATTCATTAACCGAGCAGGCGGACGACTTGTTTCCGAAGAAATATCATCATTTGACTCTCGATCTGCTGGGGGAACTGGCGGCGGAAGCCGGGGAGGAGCAGGTTGAACGGCTTTTCGACAAGCGCAAGGAGAAGCTGATCAGCCGTTACGAGGGCCGCATGGAGGGCAAAGATCTTGAGGAGCGGGTGGCCGAACTCGCCGAGATCCAGAATGCCAACGGCTACATGGTGCAGTGGGAACGCGGGGAAAGCGGCGATTACGTGCTGAAGGAGCACAACTGCCCGATTTCGCAAGTGGCGAACCAGTACAATCATGCCTGCACCTGCGAGCTGACGATGTTCGAGCATTTGCTGAAAGCGGACGTCGAGAGGACCGAATGCCTCGCCAAGGGCGGCACGAAATGCGTTTATATCATTCATGATAATAAATAA
- a CDS encoding phosphodiester glycosidase family protein, producing the protein MSIQTGPNRSQLRAAPAASVKPAKKKKKRLTKKSSFWATLFFYTVSVLFFFGMVFSVWFYLTESGTYFRFMMADTLITTQHRHWAAYLIGQEELDKRVEQYWKRFEDYSDIKDQHLVQIGPSLAASSKAKVPEKELVTIEPIEGKNFKGYLLSISDPKKIRIAVPGKVGKGEKVSSMVQRLGAIAGVNAGGFVDPEWKGNGFQPTGIVMSGGKIFYNDGGMNTPNHVVGIDKDGLMITGKYSPAELLKMGVQEAVTFAPRFIVNGQGLIKNQADGWGIAPRTSMAQKQDGTIMFAIIDGRQPGYSIGATLFDIQNIFLEHGAVTAANLDGGSSTVLVKDNKIVNKPSSEYGERYLPTAWLVFDDPHKADIRNIWEGLDIRKIDPSKW; encoded by the coding sequence ATGTCGATTCAAACCGGGCCAAACAGAAGTCAGTTAAGAGCAGCGCCTGCCGCCTCGGTGAAACCCGCCAAAAAAAAGAAAAAACGTCTGACCAAAAAAAGCTCGTTTTGGGCAACTTTGTTTTTTTATACGGTTTCCGTTCTTTTTTTCTTCGGTATGGTGTTTAGCGTGTGGTTCTACTTAACCGAATCCGGAACGTATTTTCGCTTTATGATGGCGGATACGCTCATTACGACGCAGCACCGTCATTGGGCTGCTTATTTGATCGGCCAGGAGGAGCTGGACAAGCGGGTCGAGCAGTACTGGAAACGCTTCGAGGATTACAGCGATATCAAAGACCAGCATCTCGTGCAGATCGGCCCTTCTCTTGCAGCGTCTTCCAAGGCCAAGGTGCCCGAAAAGGAGCTCGTGACGATCGAGCCTATCGAAGGCAAAAATTTTAAAGGATACCTGCTCAGCATTTCCGACCCGAAAAAAATCCGCATCGCGGTTCCAGGCAAAGTCGGCAAAGGCGAGAAGGTATCTTCGATGGTACAGCGTCTGGGTGCGATTGCCGGCGTCAATGCCGGCGGTTTTGTCGACCCTGAGTGGAAGGGCAACGGCTTTCAGCCGACCGGCATCGTAATGTCGGGAGGGAAGATTTTTTACAACGACGGCGGCATGAATACCCCCAACCACGTGGTCGGCATCGACAAGGACGGCCTGATGATTACCGGAAAATATTCTCCGGCGGAGCTGCTGAAAATGGGCGTTCAGGAAGCGGTCACGTTCGCTCCGCGTTTTATCGTCAACGGGCAAGGGTTAATTAAAAACCAGGCCGACGGCTGGGGTATCGCCCCAAGAACGTCTATGGCCCAGAAGCAGGACGGCACGATCATGTTCGCCATCATCGACGGCAGACAGCCGGGTTACAGTATCGGTGCGACGCTGTTCGACATTCAAAATATTTTCCTCGAACACGGCGCCGTCACGGCGGCCAATCTCGACGGAGGCTCCTCTACCGTGCTGGTGAAAGACAACAAAATCGTCAATAAGCCGTCCAGCGAATACGGGGAACGTTATTTGCCGACGGCATGGCTCGTGTTCGACGATCCTCATAAGGCGGATATCCGCAATATTTGGGAAGGACTGGACATTCGTAAAATCGATCCTTCCAAGTGGTAA
- a CDS encoding YtxH domain-containing protein: MANQKGKDLLIGAVVGGVLGAVTALLFAPKSGRELRADIAEQYHNVSEKTQEIAGQIAEKSKEIAKTVSEQSTEIVGKTKEAALQLGEKVKSWKGAAKVEDSAADEVAAAALEQEDK; encoded by the coding sequence ATGGCGAATCAAAAAGGAAAAGATTTACTGATAGGCGCAGTGGTAGGCGGGGTTCTCGGTGCCGTAACGGCATTGCTCTTTGCGCCTAAATCCGGCCGCGAGCTGAGAGCCGACATCGCTGAGCAATACCACAACGTCAGCGAGAAAACGCAGGAAATCGCCGGTCAAATTGCGGAAAAATCAAAGGAAATCGCCAAAACGGTGAGCGAGCAGTCGACGGAAATCGTGGGCAAAACGAAGGAAGCTGCCCTCCAGCTTGGCGAGAAGGTGAAGTCGTGGAAAGGCGCGGCAAAAGTCGAAGACTCCGCTGCGGATGAAGTGGCCGCCGCTGCATTGGAGCAGGAAGACAAATAA